DNA from Desulfuromonas sp. AOP6:
CCTTCGACCCCACCATACTCATCCACGACGATAGCCAGGTGCATGCGCTTGCGACGGAAGGACTGCAGCAACGTCTCGATCCGCTTTGATTCGGGAACAAAATAAGGGGGGCGGGCAATGTCCCGCAGGGAAAAGGTATCGGGTCGCCCCACGAAACTCAGGATGTCTTTGGAATGGATGATGCCAACAATACTGTCAAGATTTTCGTCGTAGACCGGAAAACGGGAGTGATGGGCTTGCTGCACCTGAACAAGAGCCTCTTCAAAGCTCGAATGTACTTCGACGCCGACGACCTCGGTACGGGGTATCATCACATCGCGGACCCGCATTTCCGCCAGGTCGAAGATCCCATGCAGCATCTGGTGCTTCTCCATGTGGACCACGCCAGTCTGTTCGCCAACCGTGATGATAGTGCGGATCTCATCTTCAGAGAGGATCGGTTTCTCCTGCTCACCCGGGATAAGGCGCGACAGGAAACGAGTGACTCCGGTGATCAGCCAGATTGCCGGCGACAGCAGCTTGATAACGATTCCAATCGGCCTCAGCACAGCGAAGGACATCACCTCTGACTGCTTGGCGGCGTAACTCTTGGGCAGCACCTCGGAAAAAATCAACAGCAGGGGTGTCACCAGGAGAATGGTGATCAGCTCTCCCTTTTCTCCATAAAGCTGGACAAGCAGCCCCGTGGCGAATACAGAGATGGCGATATTCACCAGATTGTTCCCCACCAGGATTCCTCCCAGAAGCTTTTCAGGGCTTTCCAGAAGCTCCTCCAGGCGCTGGGCCCCACGGCGCTTTTTCTGCACCAGATATTTCAGGCGGAGCTTGTCCAGCGACATCAGGGCCGTTTCCGAGCCGGAGAAAAAAGCGGAAAGTACAAAGAGGACGGCCAGCAGACTCAGCCGTATCCAGACATCACCAGGTTCAAACATCAGAATCTCCCACAGGTTCAGAAATCATAACCATCGCAAGTGAAGGGAAGTTTATCCCAGAGATCGCGAAT
Protein-coding regions in this window:
- a CDS encoding CNNM domain-containing protein; translation: MFEPGDVWIRLSLLAVLFVLSAFFSGSETALMSLDKLRLKYLVQKKRRGAQRLEELLESPEKLLGGILVGNNLVNIAISVFATGLLVQLYGEKGELITILLVTPLLLIFSEVLPKSYAAKQSEVMSFAVLRPIGIVIKLLSPAIWLITGVTRFLSRLIPGEQEKPILSEDEIRTIITVGEQTGVVHMEKHQMLHGIFDLAEMRVRDVMIPRTEVVGVEVHSSFEEALVQVQQAHHSRFPVYDENLDSIVGIIHSKDILSFVGRPDTFSLRDIARPPYFVPESKRIETLLQSFRRKRMHLAIVVDEYGGVEGIVTLEDIFEEIVGEIQDEYDVEEEMLRELGPGRYLVDGSTSLRTINKRFHLNLSEEHVTTLAGFLLIALGTIPLEGETCESEGVLFTVRKVVDRRIEEIEMLLPQSPKDS